From the Brachyspira suanatina genome, the window CTGTATGGATTCACTATATTGATATGTTGTACTCTCATGCATTGATATATTATATCCGTTATGCACGATTTTACCTTCATGTTTTTTTAATATTTTAAGAACATCATCTTTAAGATCTTCAATATTTTCTTTATTCTTTTTCTCTTCAGCTTTTTATTTGATATATTTTTCTATTATTGAAGTTTCTTTTTTTGTAAGTTCTTTTACATCATTGTTTGACATAATTTATCCTTATATCTTTATTTATACATATAATAAAAAATATAAGGATAATTCATTTAAACAACATAAGGCAGTATCTGGACGACTGAGTTTCTTAATTCTCTCTTTATCGCTTCTAATTTTTGAGATATGCTGCTTTGCGTTACATTTAATTTTTCGCCTATTTCTTTTTGAGTATAACCTTCCGAATATAATTTCAATAGTTCTATTTGATCTTTTGTTAATATTGCTATTATTATGCGTTTCACATCTCTGGATTCAACATCGGAAAGCCCATGTGTATATACAATATTGTCCATATTATCTAAACGCTGATTATATGAATTAAAAGTGCTATCTGAGTGTACTTTATTTGTGCTTATATTATTATTTAAAATATTTTCCATAGACTTACACAATTGTTTGCAAGAATTTCTTTTATCACAAGTATTGCATGTTAAATCACCCATATTGTTAATCCTCCATATCATTCATATAATTAGCTATTCTTTGAGCATCATTCATAGAAAATGGTTTTTTTATACCAAGAGCTTTTGCCGCTAATTCTACATCTATTTTTAACTCTATACTATTATAGGGATCTTTCCTGTATGCTAAATCCTCAGTTGGCATTTCTGCAATTTTTTGTACACCTAATGCTGTCATTATACAAACTCCTAGTTTTTATATTTGTCTTAGCTTAATTACATTATCAAAAATATTTAATTTGATAATTTCACAAAGACATGGTTTTATATAATAACTTCCATCTTCTCTTCTATATTCTATTTCTACTAAATCAAATAACTTTAGAAAATCTAAAGTTTCATAATATTCAAATGTATAATACTCTTTT encodes:
- a CDS encoding sigma factor-like helix-turn-helix DNA-binding protein, which gives rise to MGDLTCNTCDKRNSCKQLCKSMENILNNNISTNKVHSDSTFNSYNQRLDNMDNIVYTHGLSDVESRDVKRIIIAILTKDQIELLKLYSEGYTQKEIGEKLNVTQSSISQKLEAIKRELRNSVVQILPYVV